In Nymphaea colorata isolate Beijing-Zhang1983 chromosome 13, ASM883128v2, whole genome shotgun sequence, one DNA window encodes the following:
- the LOC116267134 gene encoding protein STRUBBELIG-RECEPTOR FAMILY 5-like: MADEVGGLVWSVMVGDCKYWVYVMGTIFLLLDPVIGTTDAKDVFALKAMYTSLNSAPQLTGWSASGGDPCDHSWKGIKCSGSSVTQIQLSGLELTGSMGNQLSSLISVIYFDLSNNKLQGDIPYQLPPNSQHINLSRNSFSGAVPYSISQMVDLKYLDLAHNHLNGQLSDMFGQLQKLKTLDLSFNGLSGGLPHSFGSLSMLDTLYLQSNQITGPVDVLTSLPLDHLNLENNHFSGWVPDELKKIKDVKISGNSWSSTPAPPPPHASQSAPPSKPIRRHNTSASSRGYRKSGTEKKNMLVMVVTITVVIGVALTIGILAALFSRGSSHRHRLDEGTMNTRQFTPLASQEINEFKTMESSSSIHVKTLHVSPSLGLKPPPSDRYKSFNESDFLNKINSRITRAPGPVNATKYSLAELQMASGNFGRDHLVGEGTLGRVFKAKYVDGKVFAVKVLDLPVLRGDNSEVFMEAVSEISRLHHQNITEFLGYCSERDQNLLVYEYLRNGSLHQFLHLSDDYGKPLTWNTRIKIALGTARALEYLHEVCSPSVIHKNIKSANILLDNELNPHISDCGLSAFYEDLSHNLGVGYMAPECTTAAGYTLKSDVYSFGVVMLELLTGRKSFDSSKSRSEQSLVRWATPQLHDIDALTKMVDPALRGLYPAKSLSRFADVIALCVQSEPEFRPPMSEVVQNLVRLVQRSSMKRTPADELDASRKTSDADQSEYPYQ, from the exons TTTTTGCCCTCAAAGCAATGTACACTAGCTTGAACTCAGCTCCTCAATTGACTGGTTGGAGTGCATCTGGTGGTGACCCTTGTGATCATTCATGGAAAGGAATCAAATGTTCTGGTTCATCTGTTACCCAAAT ACAATTATCAGGTCTTGAGTTGACTGGTTCAATGGGAAACCAACTATCCAGCTTGATTTCCGTAATTTACTT TGATTTGAGCAACAACAAACTTCAAGGAGATATACCATACCAGCTTCCGCCAAATTCACAACACAT TAATTTGTCTCGCAATTCCTTCTCTGGCGCTGTACCTTATTCTATCTCTCAAATGGTTGATCTTAAGTACCT AGATCTTGCTCATAATCACCTCAATGGTCAGCTAAGTGATATGTTTGGTCAACTTCAGAAACTCAAGACACT GGATCTCTCGTTCAATGGCTTATCTGGTGGTTTGCCTCACAGTTTTGGATCCCTTTCAATGCTTGACACATT ATATCTGCAAAGCAATCAAATTACAGGTCCAGTTGATGTCCTTACAAGTCTTCCACTTGATCATCT GAACCTTGAAAATAACCATTTCAGTGGATGGGTCCCAGATGAGTTAAAGAAGATTAAAGATGTCAA GATAAGTGGAAATTCATGGTCATCAACCCCAGCTCCTCCTCCACCACATGCTTCGCAAAGTGCTCCTCCAAGCAAGCCAATAAGACGCCACAATACCAGTGCTTCTTCCCGTGGCTATCGCAAGAGtggaacagaaaaaaagaacatgctAGTCATGGTAGTTACCATCACAGTGGTAATAGGAGTAGCATTAACTATTGGAATTTTGGCAGCATTATTTTCACGTGGTTCATCGCATCGGCACCGTTTGGATGAAGGAACAATGAACACCAGACAATTTACTCCTTTGGCTTCTCAGGAGATTAATG AGTTTAAGACAATGGAATCTTCCTCTTCCATCCATGTGAAGACTTTGCATGTGTCTCCTTCCTTGGGGCTCAAGCCGCCACCTTCAGATCGATACAAGTCCTTTAACGAGAGtgattttttaaacaaaataaattctAGAATAACTAGAGCTCCAGGTCCTGTAAATGCAACAAAGTACTCATTGGCAGAACTTCAGATGGCTTCAGGAAATTTTGGTAGAGATCACCTTGTAGGTGAGGGGACACTTGGCCGAGTCTTCAAGGCAAAATATGTTGATGGGAAG GTTTTTGCTGTAAAAGTGTTGGACCTTCCAGTTCTCCGTGGGGACAATTCTGAAGTTTTCATGGAGGCCGTCTCGGAAATTTCTCGGCTGCATCATCAGAACATTACAGAGTTTCTTGGTTACTGTTCAGAGCGTGATCAAAACCTACTTGTTTATGAGTACCTGAGAAATGGATCacttcatcaatttttgcaTCTATCAGATGACTATGGCAAACCGTTGACTTGGAATACTCGAATTAAGATTGCTCTCGGCACAGCTCGAGCACTAGA GTACTTGCATGAAGTGTGTTCCCCATCCGTCATCCACAAAAACATCAAGTCTGCTAATATTTTATTGGACAACGAGTTGAATCCCCATATCTCTGATTGTGGCCTTTCTGCATTTTATGAG GATTTGAGTCACAATCTGGGAGTTGGATATATGGCACCTGAGTGCACTACGGCAGCAGGATACACATTGAAGAGTGACGTGTACAGTTTTGGAGTGGTGATGTTGGAACTTTTAACAGGCCGGAAGTCTTTTGACAG TTCAAAATCGAGATCTGAGCAGTCATTGGTGAGATGGGCAACGCCTCAGCTTCATGACATTGATGCGCTGACAAAGATGGTGGATCCTGCACTGCGGGGTCTTTACCCTGCAAAGTCTCTGTCACGATTTGCTGATGTCATTGCCCTCTGTGTTCAG TCGGAGCCAGAATTTCGTCCACCCATGTCGGAGGTTGTCCAAAATCTCGTTCGGTTGGTCCAGCGCTCTAGCATGAAGAGAACTCCTGCAGACGAACTAGATGCTTCACGTAAAACATCAGATGCAGATCAGTCAGAGTATCCATATCAGTGA